A window of Solidesulfovibrio fructosivorans JJ] genomic DNA:
CGGCGCCGGCCGCCTCCTCGAGCAGGGGCGGGAGGGTCTCGTCGTAGTGGCGGCGGTTGCAGATGCCGGTCAGGGCGTCCGTGCAGGAAAGATCGGCGAAGTGGCGTTCGCGGCGCTGCGCCTCCTCGAGCAAAGTCTTCAGCCACGTCTCGCGGGTTTCCACGCCGTGGGCCAGCCAGTTGAGGTCGCGCATGAGGCGCAGGATCTCGTGCTCGTCGTTTCGTTCGGGCGGCAGGGTCAGACGGCGGTGGTATTCGCCGCGACGCAGGGTGGCGCAGAAGGCGTTGAGCGTGGCGATTTCGCCTAGGGCCACGAACCGGGCGACCAGCCGGGCCAGGGGCAGGACCATGACCAGGGCCACGGCCAGCCACAGGCCGAGCATGCGGCTGACCGAGTCCACATAGCCTTTTTCCACCAGGAAAAGGACCAGCGCCGGAGGCAGGGCCAGCAGGACGAGGAGGGCTACGCGCATACGGGCCCTGACGCCAAGCAGGCTCCCAGGAGAGAGTTGCGCGGCGCGGGGCGGGGAGGGAGCATCCACCCCGGCCCGGGCATGGGGGGATGCCGTGGCGGTATCGGAAGTCATGGCCGTACGCCCGGCCGCTCCGGGCCACACATGCCCGGAAAGAGCGGACGATCCTTTTCGCGAAGGCTTCGGCACAGCTGGCGCACGACATCCTGGGCGGCGAGGAACGCCGCCACCACATCGGGATCGAACTGGGCGCCCCGGCAGCGCAGGAGTTCCGCCCGGGCCGCCTCGAAGGTCATGGCCGGGCGGTAGGGCCGGCTTTGCAGCATGGCCGACAGGCTGTCGGCCACGGCGATGATGCGCGCGCCGATGGGGATGGCCCGGCCGGCAAGGCCCAGCGGATAGCCG
This region includes:
- a CDS encoding GGDEF domain-containing protein, producing the protein MTSDTATASPHARAGVDAPSPPRAAQLSPGSLLGVRARMRVALLVLLALPPALVLFLVEKGYVDSVSRMLGLWLAVALVMVLPLARLVARFVALGEIATLNAFCATLRRGEYHRRLTLPPERNDEHEILRLMRDLNWLAHGVETRETWLKTLLEEAQRRERHFADLSCTDALTGICNRRHYDETLPPLLEEAAGAGYELWLLLIDCDRFKTVNDTYGHPAGDTVLAAMGATLRESTREGLDLPFRLGGDEFAVILTRLPAAAAHRVAERIRARFAAATPYGATASIGIARLAPDRDAPLLLPSLTARCDAALYVVKAAGGNATGFADGCAPETEIDLAFIENKNRNSNL